The following DNA comes from Vibrio gigantis.
CGTTAATAGGTCTAGTAGCGCTACCTAGCTTATTCCTACCCAAGACTCCAAGAAACTTATTACAAGCAATCATTGCTTCAATTGGTGTCGCAACACTGTTCATCGATACGATAGTTTTTTCGCAGTACCGTTTTCATATCAATGCCGTTGTTCTTGAACTGGTACTCTCTGGACAAATTGTCAGCTTCCCACTGATTACTTGGGTGATGGTGATAGGTGGTATTGCGTTATTGCTTGGACTACAGTGGGCTTTAATCCGCTGGTTGGAAAACGATGCATCAGTACGTTCGTACAAGCTAGGTCGTAAGTTTGCTTTTATTACTTTCCTAACGCTGTTAGCAACTCACGGTATTCATATTTGGGCCGCTGCGCATGCGTATCAACCAGTGACTATGGTTAAACGCTACTTGCCTTTGTTCTATCCGGCTACATCAAATAGCATGATGAAAAAATATGGCTGGATTGATGAAGAAGCGATTGCTCGTCAAAAGTCACTGACGTTAAATCGTAAGAGCGACCTTAACTATCCGCTATCTCCTCTGAAAGCAGCAGAGAGTGTCGAAAAACCGGTCAACATTATGTTCCTTGTTGTCGACTCTTGGAGGTATGACACATTTAATGCTGACAATACGCCAGTCATGTGGGAGTACGCTCAAGACGGTTTAATCTTTGAAAACCATATGTCTACAGGTAACGCGACTCGCACTGGTATTTTTGGTCTGTTTTACGGTATTCCTGGTACATATTGGCATGGTTTTTTGGCTAATCAACAAAGCCCTGTTTTCATCGATCGCCTACAGGAACTCGATTACGACTTAGGCATCTTTACTGCTGCACAGCTAAGAAAACCTGAGTTTAACCAAACAGTATTCACCAATGTTGAAAATCTTCGCATTGGCTCGAAAGGTAACCGACCGTCTGAGCTCGATGCTAACCTGACGAAAGATTGGTTAGACTGGTACGAGAAGCGTGATCAATCGAAACCGGCATTTTCATTCCTGTTCTATGATGCACCGCATGGTTATGACTTTCCTAAGGGCTTCGCACCTCGTTATGAACCAATGCTACAAGTGGTTAACTACTTGAAGCTGAGCAACGAGACCGATCCACAACCATTCTTTAATCGCTATAAGACAAGTGTGCGTTACGTAGACTCTGTGGCGGCACAAGTGCTGAACAAGCTTAAAGAAACGGGCGACCTTGAGAATACGCTTGTAATTATCACAGGTGACCATGGTCAAGAAATGAATGATAACAAGATGAACTTCTGGGGGCACAACAGCAACTTTACCGATGCTCAAGTAAAAGTGCCTTTTGCGATATTTGGTCCGGGCATTAATAAACTAGACACGAAGTGGTCTTCACAAAGCCTGACTAGTCACCAAGATGTTGTGCCAACAGTTATGAAGCATTACCTTGGTGTCACCAATGACGTCAAAGATTACTCAGTAGGAGAGGATCTGCTGGGTGAGCATGTTGATAGAGATTGGATCATCTCATCGAATTATAGTGGGTATGCTGTGATCTCAGATGACAATATCTTAGAAGTCGGTGCTGGTGGTCAATATCAATTTATGGACAAAACAAATCGTCAAGTTAAAGGAGATCAACCTAACTTTGCTCACCTTCAAGGTGCTTTAGAGCAAATAAGTCGATTTAGTAAGTAGAGTGTAAAGTTACAGGTCGAAGTATCACTGAACCTCGATTATTACAATAATAATCGAGGTTCAGTGTTCAGGTTATAATGTTATCAAACGCTTGATTAGCCAAAAGCCTCGATCTAGTTCATCGAGTGTTTGTATTTTATAACTATTTTATAATTAGAGTATTATATGAATTTTTACATTTAGCCTTTAACTATCGACTTTTGTGATTGAATTAGCTGTATACATATTCTGCATCAATGGCTTTTGATGTTAATGCGATGATTGAAATGAAAGTACACGAGTATCTGCATATCGTATAAGAAGAAGTTGATGTGTATTTTGTTAAGGTAATCACGATGCGCTGAATAGATATCTCAAAACTATAATCGTAACCAATTCCAAGGTGTTGCTGACTTATCAGCAGCACCTTGAATAAACTATGACTTATTTTGCTGTCAAATATAGAAAGCGCATGTACTTTGATCGTCTTTCATCAAAAATTAGTTTAAATTCTGAATCATTAGGAGAAACAGGGAATTGATATGGTTTGACTCTGTTTGGGTAATCAATGATCATCGTAATGTTATGAGAATCTTTAAATCTTGAAATGAGTTCTTCGGTGATATTCGGCACTATGCAATCATGTGATTCGATAATCAAATCTACCTTTTTTAAGTTAGGGATATACTCAGGAAGCAACAAATCTTTTTCCCCTCCCTCAATATCACAAAATACTAGGGTACCTTCTTGACATAGTTCATTTAACCTGTCGCTTGAACATATTCCTCCTACTGTAACATTAGTTAGAGCATTCTTTTGGGCTAACTCCTGAGTTAATTTTTGTGCTTCTTCACTAATGTCAAATGCCCAAATATTAGTATTTGGCATCTTGAGTGCGAATCCACAAGCATAGTAACCTTCTGCACAACCAATATCTATAAGATCTTTGTATTCTTTATTATGGATAACATCCTCAACCCAATGTTGAATTGGTTCTTCATAGGAGCCTGTAATCTTAGGTAATAGCATACTTCCATGAGAGTCTGGAATATAAGACATACCTTTAAAAGGACCGTTTCTAACGGTAGTGTCATCAAGGAAAATGTCTTTTAAGATTCGACGTTGCTCTAATAAGCGCTCTTTTTTTACTCTTTCGTGTTTTCTTTTTTTTATTAATTTAAGTAATTTCATAACTAACCTTTTATTTTTTCACTATGAGCTGAGCGCTTTGCAATGCTTTCCCAACTTGACACTATGCTTTCTTTGCTAAACTGAGATATTTGTTCTGGCATTATTTGGGGTGGAGACTCTAAGATATTACTCATAGTAACAGCAATATCATCTACTATATCACTCTCTGAACGATCTTTCATTTCTATCAAGTATTTTTTCAAGGGACCTTTGAGTATTTCATCCGGTCCACTAGGACAATTGGTGCTTAGTACAGGTGTTCCGCAAGCCAATGCCTCTACCAATACTAGGCCAAGTCCTTCGTAATCCGAAGTGAATGATAACATCTTCGCATGTTTCATATATGGTTTCGGGTTTTCAATGAATCCTAAAAATTCGACTTTATGAGATATCCCCAAATCTTCAACGAGTTTGATAAGTGATTTTTTCTCTTCACCCTCTCCAAGAATAATCAAATGTAGATCATTATCTTTTAATTTATTGAATGCTTTTATAGTTCGATCAATTCTTTTTCCAGGAGCTAAAGATGAAACAGTGATGATATACTTTTTATTTTTTAATGAATCAGGAACATCAAAGTTTGATAATTCTTCTATTTTGTCAAGATCTAGAGGGTTGTATACTGTAGATACATTTGCTTTAGGGAAAAGTTCGATCATTTCTTGACTTACACCTCTTGATACTCCAATACAATGTGTTCCGTCATAATAATATGAGAGAGGTAGTAGTGTCTTTACTGTTCTATCAATAAATACTTGATTAGGTGAATTATGTAGGACGACACAAAAATTCTCCCTATTATAAAATAGGTAGTGTTCTAAAAAATAATACATATTATGACTTATAACTAAGTCAGGTTTTATTTCTTTGATTAGTTTACTTATTACTATTTTTTTTGATGGGTATGTTAGAACCTTCAATAAGTATTTCTTCCATTCATTAATAGAATCTATAACTTTATATTTATGTCTTAATTTTACTTTTTTTGGCTTTTTATTTTTTTTCTCAGAGTGTTTTTTGAAGGCTTGTGTGTCCCCCGTGTAAAGAGGGGTGATGTTCTTCAATTTAAATTCTTTAAGCAGTAAAACTTTAACTTTAGGATGAAGTGGGAAAGCGACTCTATTTCTGTCGAGTACAATAGTCACATCGTGCCCCTGCTCACATAGATAAGAAGCTAGATTACACACAACCCTGCTTCCGCCGGAGGACGTTAAGGATAACGTATGAAAAAGAAACTGCATGGTATAGGGCTCTGCTAAAAAAATGAGCTTTGATTATGGCTTGCGTATTGCGAAAAAACTAGTTCTGAAGCAGACTATTTTGGTCAAAATAATGCTAAGATTACTGTTCATCTTTTGAGAATGTAAAGCTTGTATTATGAATTTCATCCTACCTCTTATTGGTCGCACTGATGCATTGTTTACTCAAGACATTGGCCAGCATGAAGCTGAGTTATCTCGCATTGTTTCAGATTCCCGTTTTCTTGTACTTGGTGGTGCAGGCTCTATTGGTCAAGCCGTGACTAAAGAGATTTTTAAACGTAACCCAAAGAAGCTGCATGTTGTAGATATCAGTGAGAACAACATGGTTGAAGCTGTGCGCGACATTCGTAGCTCATTTGGTTACATCGATGGTGACTTCCAAACCTTTGCTCTTGATATCGGCTCGATTGAGTATGATGCGTTCATAAAGGCGGATGGCCAATACGACTACGTATTGAACTTGTCGGCACTTAAACATGTTCGTAGTGAAAAAGACCCGTACACGCTAATGCGAATGATCGATGTGAATGTGTTTAATACTGATAAAACCATTCAACAATCTATCGATGCTGGCGTGAAAAAGTATTTCTGCGTATCGACAGATAAAGCAGCAAACCCTGTCAATATGATGGGAGCATCAAAGCGTATTATGGAAATGTTCCTAATGCGTAAGAGCGAAGAGATCGCTATTTCTACTGCGCGATTCGCAAACGTCGCATTTTCTGATGGCTCATTACTGCATGGCTTTAATCAGCGGTTACTGAAAAACCAACCTATTGTGGCGCCGAATGACATCAAACGCTATTTTGTTACGCCGCAAGAGTCCGGTGAATTATGTCTAATGTCTTGTATTTTCGGTGAAAACCGCGACATCTTTTTTCCTAAACTAAGTGAAGCGCTTCATCTCATCTCATTTGCTGATATTGCGGTGAAATACCTTAAGCAACGTGGTTACGAACCTCATCTTTGTGAAAATGAAGACGAAGCACGTGAGCTGGCTAAGACCTTGCCTGCTCAAGGTAAGTGGCCGTGCTTGTTTACCTCGAGTGATACCACGGGTGAAAAAGACTTTGAAGAGTTCTTTACCGACAAAGAAACACTCGATATGGCGCGTTTTGCTAACTTGGGTATCATCAAGAACGACCCTCTTTATCAACAAGAACTGCTTTCACTTTTTGAAGATACAATCGACCAGATGAAATCTGATCGTGCTTGGACAAAAGAGCAAATTGTAGAGCTGTTCTTTACCATGATCCCTGACTTTGGGCACAAAGAAACAGGTAAATACCTAGACAGTAAAATGTAGGAAAAACTATGAAACCTGCATCGTTAGTAGAATTTGTACGCGATACGTATCAGACCAGCGAGTTCATTCCTCTTCATGCGCCTACCTTTGATGGTAACGAGAAGGCTTATGTAACAGAAACGATTGAAAGCACCTTTGTTTCTAGCGTTGGTAAATTTGTTGATGAGTTCGAACAGAAAATTGAAGCATACACTGGCAGTGCCAAAGCCGTGGCGGCCGTAAATGGCACGGCCGCCTTGCATGCTGCGCTTTACATGGCTGGTGTCGAGCGTGGTGACTTAGTAGTAACACAGGCTTTGACGTTTGTGGCAACCTGTAATGCGCTCTATCACATGGGGGCTGAGCCTATTTTCGTGGATGTATCGCCAGTAAGCTTGGGTTTGTGCCCAAAGGCGATGGACCAATATCTAGCACAGAATGCTGAGGTAACTGAAAAAGGTTGTATTCATAAACAAACGGGTAAGCGCATTCGTGCTGTAGTACCAATGCACACCTTTGGTCACCCCGTCGAGCTTGATGAGTTGATTGCGGTATGTTTGAAGTGGCAGTTAATCTTGGTAGAGGATGCTGCGGAAAGCTTAGGCTCTTTCTATAAAGGCCAACACACAGGCACATTTGGTGATTATGCTGCGATAAGTTTTAACGGTAACAAAGTGATTACGACTGGCGGCGGAGGTATGATCCTTTGTAAGACCCAAGAGCAGGGCGCACGCACTAAGCATGTTACCACAACCGCTAAGGTTCCACACCCTTTCGAGTTTTATCACGATGAGCCTGGCTTTAACTATCGAATGCCGAATTTGAATGCGGCGTTGGGCTGCGCGCAAATGGAAGTATTGGAATCCTATTTAGTTCAAAAGCGCCAATTAGCTGAACAATACCAACACTTTTTCGCGGGTTCAGATTTTACTTTTGTGACAGAGCCAGAGTACGCGACATCGAACTATTGGTTAAACGCGATCATCTGTCCTGATACCGCATCGCGAGATCGCATGTTAGAGCAGACCAATTCTGCTGGTGTTATGACGCGTCCGATTTGGCAGTTGATGCATCGTCTTCCTATGTTCGAGAATGCACTGCGTGGTGACTTGAGTCAGTCTGAGTTTATTGAAGCTCACTTGATCAATATCCCAAGTACTCCTATTGACTTATCCAAGGGCGCTTAATGGAAAATAAGACGCAGAAAGTCGCTGTTTTTACAGGAACAAGAGCAGAGTACGGTCTGCTTTTTTGGCTTTTGAAAGATATTCAAAGTGATCCTGACTTAGCACTGCAGTTGCTGGTTTCAGGGATGCACCTTTCACCTGAATTTGGTGAAACGTATCAGCAAATCGAAAAAGATGGATTTAAGATTGATGAAAAAATTGAGATCCTTCTTTCGTCGGACTCTGCAGTCGGAACTGCGAAAAGCATGGGGCTTGGTGTTCTCGGCTTTTCAGATGCACTGGCGCGCTTGCAACCGGATGTATTGGTTATTTTGGGCGATCGCTTTGAAGCTTTAGCTGCTGCTCAAACAGCGATGATTATGCGTATTCCTATTGTTCATTTACATGGTGGTGAGATCACAGAAGGTGCCTACGATGATGCGATTCGCCATGCGATTACTAAGCTAAGCTATTTGCATGGCACATCGACGGACGAATATCGTCAGCGTGTTATTCAATTAGGTGAAGCGCCGGAACGCGTTCTGAACGTAGGTGCAATTGGCCTTGATCACCTTAATCGAGCTGACTTCATGTCGGTCGATGAGTTAGCTGAGTCTCTTAACTTTTCGCTAACCAAACCGTTTTTCTTAGTGACTTACCATCCTGTGACACTAGGAGATGAAGCGCCAGAAGCATCCTTTCAAGCTTTGCTCGATGCTTTAGAGGCTTTTCCTGAGCATCAAGTTATTCTGACTTACCCTAATGCCGATGATGGTGGGCGTCGCATCATTCCAATGTTGGAAGCCTACGCTGCAAGCCAACCAGAACGCGTATTGGCAATACCTTCGTTAGGGCAGGTGCGTTATCTGAGCGCAGTGAAGCATGCTACGGCGGTTATTGGTAACTCTTCTAGTGGTATTATTGAAGTGCCAGCGTTTGACGTCCCGACTGTCGATATCGGTGCACGTCAGAAAGGGCGCTTGGCCGCTAAGAGTGTTTTGCATTGTGAAGCAAACCAAGCCGATATTGAGCGAGCGATGCTCTCCGCAGTGGCTCGTGACTATAAAGAGCCGACGGAAGCGATAGATAACCCTTACGGGCTGGGAAGCACCAGCGGCAAGGTCATTGAAATGATCAAAACATTGGATTTTAATCCATGTAAGACATTCCACGATTTGCCGAACTAACAAAGCTGAAAATTGAGCTTTTAGTCACTTAAAAATTAAAGAGAGAGCGGTATGACTCTGATTATTGCCGAAGCAGGCGTGAACCATAATGGTGATGAAAAACTGGCATTTGAGCTGGTTAACGCAGCGCATCAAGCGGGGGCTGATATTGTAAAATTTCAGACGTTTAAAGCGAAAAATCTCGTCACTGAAGAAGCTAAGCAAGCAGACTATCAGGTCACGAATACACAAAAGCAAGAGTCGCAATTAGCCATGCTAAGTCGCTTGGAACTCTCCTATGATGCCCACCATGAATTGGTAAAACACTGTGAGAAACTCGGCATAGAGTTTTTATCAACGGCTTTTGATTCTGAGAGCTTGGATTTCTTAGTCAACGACCTTGGTTTAACCCGTTTAAAGCTACCTTCTGGTGAGCTAACCAATGCGCCTCTTGTACTAGAGCATGCTCGCACAGGGTGTGATTTGATCGTTTCTACCGGTATGGCGACGCTGTCTGAGATCGAAACGGCGCTGGGAGTGATTGCATTCGGTTATACTACGGATGACAGCGCGACACCTTCAGTGCAAGCATTCCAAGAGGCTTATGCTTCTGATGAAGGTCAGCAGGCTCTAAAGAGTAAAGTGACCATTTTACATTGTACGACAGAATACCCAGCGCCAATGGAAGAGATAAACCTGAAAGCGATGGATACCTTAGGGCGTGCTTTTGATTTACCTTCTGGATACTCAGATCATAGTCAAGGTATCACTATTCCTATTGCTGCCGTTGCTCGTGGTGCCGTGTTGATCGAAAAACACTTCACGTTGGACAACAACATGGAAGGACCAGATCACAAAGCTTCACTTGAGCCTCAAGATCTAGCTGCAATGGTGAACGCTATTCGTCAAGTCGAGAAAGCACTAGGTAGTCGCGTAAAAACACCCACGGTCTCAGAGGTGAAAAATAAAACGGTGGCGAGGAAAAGCCTGGTCGCAGCTCGTAATATAAACGAAGGTGAAGCATTTTCACCCGAAAACATGACAATCAAAAGACCGGGCAACGGTATGTCACCTTATCGCTATTGGGACATGCTTGAGCGCACTGCTTCAAAGGCGTATCGAGCTGGAGAGCTGATTCTTGAGTAACCCCGTTTCTAATTTGCCAATTGTATTAATTGGTGGGGGCGGTCATGCTAGTGTGCTTGCCGATATATTAATTCGCCAAGGGCGTGAGATATTAGCGGTGATTTGTCCTGATGACATTTCTCAGCGTCGAGTCTTCTCTGGAATCAAGCAGTTTCATAAAGACAGTGACATAGAGCAGTTTTCTCCTCAGGGTGTGAGTTTAGTGTTAGGTATTGGCGCTATGCCCAAATCTAACTTGCGGGAAAAAATCGCAAAATACTTCATTGCATTAGGCTATCGCTTTGAAAACGTAATTGCTGAAACTGCATTTGTCTCTGAGTATGCAACTATAGAAAATGGTGTTCAAATTATGGAAGGAGCCGTTATACAAACCGGTGTGTTCATAGGGCAACATAGCATTATCAATACGAGTGTGCTTGTAGAGCATGACTGCCAGATTGGCGCCTACAATCATCTTGCTCCGAAAGCGACTTTGTGTGGTCAAGTTAAAACTGAATATGGCTGTTACGTAGGGGCGAATGCAACGGTGATACAAGGTGTAACATTAGGCACACTTTCTATTGTCGGAGCGGGTGCTATTTTAACGAAACCCCTACCACAACAAAGCATATGTTATCCTTTTAGAAGTATTATCGAATCATATTAGCTTGCTGTAAGTTACCAAGCATTCAAGAAATTAAAACTAGGTGTGCCATGAGTCATTGTTGGAATAACGTGCTAATTAAACCTGATAACACCATTCGAGACGCGTTAGAAATCATAAATAATGAAGCGTTGCGAGTCGTGTTGGTTGTAAATGAAGAACAAGTATTGCTTGGTGTCGTGACAGACGGTGATATTCGACGAGGCTTGCTAAATAATCTACCTTTGACTGAATCTGTATCAAAGGTGATGAATATCAGTCCAACGACTGCGCTTGAAGGCTCTTCTCGAGAAGAGCTGATTGATCTGATGGAAAAACTCGATATTTTGTCGGTTCCGTTACTTGATGCAAGCGGTAAGGTCATTGGGCTTGAGACTCTCCATGGAGCTCTTCATCAACCGAAACACCAGAACCCAGTATTTATTATGGCAGGTGGGTTTGGCACACGCCTTAAACCGCTTACCGATACATGCCCTAAACCTATGCTGCATATAGGCAATAAACCAATCCTAGAAACTGTTATTCGCAGTTTTATCAAAGCAGGCTTTGTTAACTTCTACATTTCAACTCATTATATGCCAGAGCAAATTCAAGCGCATTTTGGTGATGGGAGTGAAATGGGTGTGAACGTTACTTATGTTCATGAAGAGCAGCCTTTAGGTACTGGTGGTGCATTAGGGTTATTACCTAAGGATTTACCAAAAGATCTGCCATTGATCATGATGAATGGCGATGTTCTGACTAAGGTCGACTTCCAACGTCTTCTTGATTTTCATGTTGATAACGGCGCTGACGCGACAATGTGTGTGAGAGAATACGACTATCAGATCCCATATGGTGTGATTAATGGCGAAGGCAAAAAAATCACCAGTATGATAGAGAAACCGGTTCAGCGCTTTTTTGTCAACGCTGGTATTTATGTTGTGTCACCTGAAGTCATTGCTTCTGTACCTAAAAATCATCGAGTGGATATGCCGACGCTGCTTGAAGAGCATATGAATGAGCGTGATAACGTTTTAATGTTCCCAATTCATGAATATTGGTTGGATATCGGTCGTATGGATGAATTTAATCGCGCGCAAGCAGATATTCATACACTAGGGCTGGACTAAGTTTTGAAAACTGTTGCAGTCATTGGGTTAGGTAATATTGCTACCCGACATCGAAGAAATTTAAAGCTATTGTTTCCGCAGTGCAGATTACTGGCAATGTCGGCGAGTGGCAGAGTTCCAGCAGAACCTGTCTCTGATTGCGATGGAGTAGTCTCTAATATCGATGACATCATTCGCTCAAGCGCTGAACTTGTCATTGTTGCATCTCCTGCTCCTTTTCACGCTGAGCATACTATTCCTTTGCTGGAGGCGGGCATTCCAACCCTGATTGAAAAGCCAGTGACTACATGTGTTGAAGAGGCCAAGTGTTTAGAAGCTATTGTTGAAAAAACGCAAACTCCGGTTGCTGTCGGTTATTGTTTACGTTACTTGCCTTCAAGTTTGGAAGTAAAAGCTATATTAGACAAAGGGTCAATTGGAGAGCTTTACAATACGTATATTGAAATAGGGCAGTACCTACCTGATTGGCGTCCAAGTAAAGATTATCGAAGCAGCGTATCAGCCAATGCAGAGCTAGGCGGTGGAGCGTTGTTAGAGCTCAGCCACGAGTTAGACTATGCACAGTGGCTTCTTGGTGATTTAACCTTACAACACGCGTATCTGCGTTCTTCAGATGAACTGAGCATAGAGGTGGAAGATTTGGCTGATATTGTCACAACCACCAAGAGCGGTGCTTTGGTCAATATTCATTTGGATTTTTTACAACGCCAAGCATATCGACGTTGTCGCTTTGTAGGCAGTAAAGGCACGGTTGAATGGGACCTGATTAAAAATGAGGTTAAGCAGACTAACCATACTGGTGAAAGTACTGTTTATAGCGATCCGGCTTGGGACAAAAACAAAATGTACCTCAATATGTTGCAAGACTTCATCAATATGATCAAAGACAATAAGCATAGCTGTATCGACCTTCAACAGGCTGGTCAAACGGTCGAGTTAATCGAAACAATTAAGCAGTATGCCAAAACTCAAACCAAAGGCTAGGCGACCTAATGAAAAACTATGCATTTATTTTTGTTCGCGGGGGCTCTAAAGGCTTACCTGGCAAGAACATTAAACCACTTGCTGGAAAACCCCTATTGCAATATTCGATTGAAACAGCGAAAGCCTGTGCATCGATTAGCGATGTTTTTGTGTCTACTGATGATAGTGAAATTGCCAAAGTCGCCGTGGATTGTGGTGCAACATTGATCGAACGCCCACAAGAACTAGCAACAGACACAAGCCCTGAGTGGCTTTCATGGCGTCATGCTGTTGAGTGGGTACAAGCCAACTATGGCGACTTTGCTCACTTTATTAGTCTGCCAGCAACGAGTCCTTTACGCAGTGTTGAAGACGTGGAATCGTCAATTCTACAACTTCAGAAAGATTCCGCTGATATTTGTATTTCCGTGACTCCCGCAAGTCGCAGCCCATTTTTTAACATGGTAAAGAAAGATGAGCACGGCTTGGTTGAATTAGTGAATAAGCCAAGCGGTGAAGTGGCGAGACGACAAGATGCCCCAGAAGTGTTTGATATTACTACCGTTGTTTATGCGACAACCCCTCGCTTTGTATTGGATAATTACGGACTGTTCAGTGGTAAAGTGACGAGCATCGAGGTACCGAAGGAAAGGGCCGTAGATATCGATGATATTTATGATTTTAAACTAGCAGAAGCTATCGTTATGGGTGAAGAGTGATGAATGAACTTCTAAAGAGTAAGACGGTATTAATTGCTGGAGCTGGGGGCTTATTGGGATCTCGTTTAGTTCCTGCTGTGCTTGCTCAGGGGGCAAAAGTTATTGCTGCCGATATCAATGT
Coding sequences within:
- a CDS encoding nucleotidyltransferase family protein codes for the protein MSHCWNNVLIKPDNTIRDALEIINNEALRVVLVVNEEQVLLGVVTDGDIRRGLLNNLPLTESVSKVMNISPTTALEGSSREELIDLMEKLDILSVPLLDASGKVIGLETLHGALHQPKHQNPVFIMAGGFGTRLKPLTDTCPKPMLHIGNKPILETVIRSFIKAGFVNFYISTHYMPEQIQAHFGDGSEMGVNVTYVHEEQPLGTGGALGLLPKDLPKDLPLIMMNGDVLTKVDFQRLLDFHVDNGADATMCVREYDYQIPYGVINGEGKKITSMIEKPVQRFFVNAGIYVVSPEVIASVPKNHRVDMPTLLEEHMNERDNVLMFPIHEYWLDIGRMDEFNRAQADIHTLGLD
- a CDS encoding Gfo/Idh/MocA family protein translates to MKTVAVIGLGNIATRHRRNLKLLFPQCRLLAMSASGRVPAEPVSDCDGVVSNIDDIIRSSAELVIVASPAPFHAEHTIPLLEAGIPTLIEKPVTTCVEEAKCLEAIVEKTQTPVAVGYCLRYLPSSLEVKAILDKGSIGELYNTYIEIGQYLPDWRPSKDYRSSVSANAELGGGALLELSHELDYAQWLLGDLTLQHAYLRSSDELSIEVEDLADIVTTTKSGALVNIHLDFLQRQAYRRCRFVGSKGTVEWDLIKNEVKQTNHTGESTVYSDPAWDKNKMYLNMLQDFINMIKDNKHSCIDLQQAGQTVELIETIKQYAKTQTKG
- a CDS encoding acylneuraminate cytidylyltransferase family protein, encoding MKNYAFIFVRGGSKGLPGKNIKPLAGKPLLQYSIETAKACASISDVFVSTDDSEIAKVAVDCGATLIERPQELATDTSPEWLSWRHAVEWVQANYGDFAHFISLPATSPLRSVEDVESSILQLQKDSADICISVTPASRSPFFNMVKKDEHGLVELVNKPSGEVARRQDAPEVFDITTVVYATTPRFVLDNYGLFSGKVTSIEVPKERAVDIDDIYDFKLAEAIVMGEE